From Haloarcula hispanica ATCC 33960, the proteins below share one genomic window:
- a CDS encoding LEA type 2 family protein — MGRLKIVGVLVVAVAAVAGGSVALGVLGTPSVASVDNHFAGVSNHTTTVATNLTVTNPNPVGVQLGGVGLNYTISMNGVEMAQGDRQGIGLGTGNSTLAFSTEMQNDRIPPWWVTHIDNGETTTVGIDATVTSSTLGGRSVSFSQERTIETDLLSQFNSTETRPVEADQPLVSDPVIYINETRGAWDQENLTQSETPLNLAFDVYNPKPYPYTITKVGYTIRMNDVTVGEGETDRGYVLSPGQETTLEANTAIQNGNLDRWWVTHLQRNQRTDLYIDFYLVLEGGGEQFRVDLDAIDYQQEIQTDIFGNKAQYPTGNGTSAEPDNGSADESPDGDEETETPTPTPTETETDDGLLGGGESETETATPTETETESETATPTETATETETDDGGLLG; from the coding sequence ATGGGTCGGTTGAAAATAGTTGGCGTGCTGGTTGTCGCAGTCGCTGCTGTCGCGGGGGGCAGCGTCGCACTCGGCGTCCTGGGCACGCCCAGTGTCGCGTCGGTGGACAATCACTTCGCAGGTGTCTCGAACCATACGACTACTGTGGCGACGAACCTGACCGTGACCAACCCCAACCCAGTCGGTGTCCAGCTGGGCGGTGTCGGACTCAATTACACCATCTCGATGAACGGCGTGGAGATGGCACAGGGCGACAGGCAGGGCATCGGCCTCGGGACCGGCAACTCGACGCTCGCGTTCAGCACCGAGATGCAAAACGACCGTATCCCGCCGTGGTGGGTCACCCACATCGACAACGGCGAGACGACGACGGTCGGTATCGACGCTACCGTCACCTCCTCAACGCTCGGGGGCCGGTCAGTGTCGTTCAGCCAGGAGCGGACCATCGAGACGGACCTCCTCAGCCAGTTCAACTCCACCGAGACGCGCCCCGTCGAGGCGGACCAGCCGCTTGTCTCGGACCCCGTCATCTACATCAACGAGACCCGCGGCGCGTGGGACCAGGAGAACCTCACCCAGTCCGAGACGCCGCTGAACCTCGCGTTCGACGTGTACAACCCCAAGCCGTACCCCTACACGATCACCAAAGTCGGTTACACCATCCGGATGAACGACGTGACCGTCGGCGAGGGCGAGACTGACCGTGGCTACGTCCTCAGCCCCGGCCAGGAGACGACACTCGAAGCGAACACCGCTATCCAGAACGGGAACCTCGACCGCTGGTGGGTGACCCACCTCCAGCGAAACCAGCGGACGGACCTCTACATCGATTTCTACCTCGTGCTGGAGGGCGGCGGGGAGCAGTTCCGGGTCGATCTGGACGCTATCGATTACCAACAGGAGATCCAGACGGATATCTTCGGCAACAAAGCGCAGTACCCGACCGGCAACGGAACGAGCGCTGAGCCCGACAACGGGTCGGCCGACGAGTCACCGGACGGCGACGAGGAAACTGAAACCCCGACGCCGACACCGACGGAGACCGAGACGGATGACGGGCTACTGGGTGGCGGCGAGTCTGAGACGGAAACCGCAACGCCAACCGAGACGGAGACAGAATCGGAAACCGCGACGCCGACGGAGACAGCGACTGAGACCGAAACCGACGACGGCGGCCTGCTCGGGTAG
- a CDS encoding HalOD1 output domain-containing protein: MKRTVDQSTAVHVAVREAVATLEDCHPTQLGSLSLVVDGERLDAVLDAPPEELPMLFQYCGYTVSVDDTGTLCVEN; this comes from the coding sequence ATGAAGCGCACTGTCGACCAATCGACTGCCGTTCACGTCGCAGTCAGAGAGGCCGTCGCGACGCTCGAGGACTGTCACCCTACCCAACTCGGGAGCCTCAGCCTAGTCGTCGACGGTGAACGACTGGACGCGGTGCTGGACGCCCCGCCAGAGGAGTTGCCGATGTTGTTCCAGTACTGTGGCTACACGGTATCAGTCGATGACACGGGGACGCTCTGTGTCGAGAACTGA
- a CDS encoding phosphate uptake regulator PhoU: protein METRKVQRLGPSTLAMTLPAEWASAHDVEKGDEVSLRMGGKGTLTVMPESVQTEESEAIIHAENLDAASVERAIVAQYVLGRRVIHVEAPEGETLESSHINAVYNAETQLMGLGVIEETPDRIAIRCSVDPEDFTLNNLLERLESTGSTMRNEAVKSLAHGNPDLAQRALNRERQANKIFVLLLRLIFTAYQNPNLARAIGLNDGFPLIGYRSIAKNLELTADNAEDIAEIALETDDHSLNVDSSTMRRIREFTDQVNDITELAVQAAVDRNYDTAIQVRELYKDIGDKEHEILDDLPEMDNEALLEVREVLVSLQQTAEFAVRSAEIATNLALNEESEHTTIE, encoded by the coding sequence ATGGAAACTCGGAAAGTCCAGCGATTGGGGCCGTCGACGCTCGCGATGACGTTGCCGGCGGAGTGGGCCAGTGCGCACGACGTCGAAAAGGGCGACGAGGTGTCGCTACGGATGGGCGGCAAAGGCACGCTGACAGTCATGCCCGAGTCCGTCCAGACCGAGGAATCAGAGGCTATCATCCACGCAGAGAACCTCGATGCCGCGTCTGTCGAGCGGGCCATCGTCGCCCAGTACGTGCTCGGACGGCGCGTCATCCACGTCGAAGCCCCGGAAGGCGAGACGCTGGAATCCTCTCACATTAACGCCGTCTACAACGCCGAAACCCAACTGATGGGCCTCGGCGTCATCGAGGAGACGCCGGACAGAATCGCGATTCGCTGCTCCGTCGACCCGGAGGACTTCACGCTCAACAACCTCCTCGAACGGCTGGAATCCACCGGCTCGACAATGCGAAACGAGGCGGTGAAATCCCTCGCCCACGGCAACCCCGACCTCGCTCAGCGGGCGCTCAACCGCGAGCGACAGGCCAACAAGATATTCGTCCTGCTGCTACGGCTCATCTTCACGGCCTACCAGAACCCCAACCTCGCGCGGGCTATCGGCCTCAACGACGGTTTCCCGCTCATCGGCTACCGCTCGATTGCGAAGAACCTCGAACTGACGGCGGACAACGCCGAGGACATCGCCGAGATCGCGCTAGAGACCGACGATCACTCGCTCAACGTCGACAGCTCGACGATGCGTCGCATCCGCGAGTTCACCGACCAGGTCAACGACATCACCGAACTTGCGGTCCAGGCGGCCGTCGACCGTAACTACGACACCGCGATCCAGGTCCGAGAGCTGTACAAGGACATCGGCGACAAGGAACACGAGATCCTCGATGACCTGCCGGAGATGGACAACGAGGCGCTGCTGGAAGTGCGTGAAGTGCTCGTCAGCCTCCAGCAGACCGCCGAGTTCGCGGTCCGGAGCGCCGAGATTGCGACGAACCTCGCGCTCAACGAGGAGTCCGAGCACACGACCATCGAGTGA
- a CDS encoding ATP-NAD kinase family protein has product MRRIGVVVNPIAGMGGRVGLKGTDGKVAEARRRGAEQRAPDRARTALESLAEVETDVELLTYGDPMGEGIAREAGFDPTVVGAPASADETTSEDTRHAVRAFVEADVDAILFVGGDGTAVDVATTLDDLDADIPILGVPAGVKVYSSVFGVSPRAAGRIVARFSETERAEVNDIDEDAFRGGEVVTELRAVATVPVADQRQSAKQLGGGSVESLAESLANAVETGVTYVLGPGSTVGAIKEQLGFDGTTLGVDVWRDGEVLARDAAESDILDALGDRNVIVVSPIGGQGFVFGRGNQQLSPAVIRQCDLEVVASRRKLDGIGTLRVDTGDSDLDEELRGWLRVRIGRHERRLVEVV; this is encoded by the coding sequence ATGCGACGAATCGGTGTCGTGGTCAACCCCATCGCCGGGATGGGCGGCCGCGTCGGCCTCAAGGGCACTGACGGGAAAGTCGCGGAGGCGCGCCGCCGCGGCGCGGAGCAACGCGCACCGGATCGCGCACGGACTGCGCTGGAATCACTCGCCGAGGTGGAGACGGACGTGGAACTGCTCACGTACGGCGACCCGATGGGAGAGGGTATCGCTCGTGAGGCAGGGTTCGATCCGACGGTCGTCGGCGCTCCGGCGAGCGCTGACGAGACGACGAGCGAGGACACCCGACATGCGGTCCGGGCGTTCGTCGAGGCGGACGTGGACGCGATCCTGTTCGTCGGGGGCGACGGCACGGCCGTCGACGTAGCAACGACGCTTGACGACCTGGACGCGGACATTCCGATCCTTGGCGTCCCGGCCGGCGTCAAGGTGTACTCCTCCGTGTTCGGCGTGTCGCCGCGCGCGGCCGGGCGCATTGTGGCCCGCTTCTCCGAGACGGAGCGTGCGGAGGTCAACGATATCGACGAGGACGCCTTCAGAGGCGGGGAAGTGGTCACTGAACTCCGGGCTGTCGCGACGGTCCCCGTTGCCGACCAGCGCCAGTCGGCCAAGCAGTTGGGCGGCGGCAGCGTCGAGTCCCTCGCCGAGAGTCTGGCCAACGCCGTCGAAACGGGCGTCACGTACGTCCTTGGTCCGGGGAGCACTGTCGGCGCTATCAAGGAACAGCTCGGGTTCGACGGGACGACGCTCGGCGTGGACGTGTGGCGCGACGGAGAGGTGCTTGCCCGTGACGCCGCCGAGTCAGACATTCTCGACGCCCTCGGCGACCGAAACGTCATCGTGGTTTCGCCCATCGGTGGGCAGGGGTTCGTGTTCGGCCGGGGGAATCAGCAACTGTCACCGGCGGTCATCAGGCAGTGTGACCTCGAAGTCGTCGCCTCGCGGCGGAAACTGGACGGTATCGGGACGCTCCGGGTCGACACCGGTGACTCGGACCTCGACGAGGAACTGCGCGGCTGGCTGCGGGTCCGCATCGGCCGTCACGAGCGCCGACTCGTCGAAGTCGTCTAA
- a CDS encoding competence/damage-inducible protein A has product MRVAVVTVGDELLSGETVNTNAAWLGQQLAQRGVTVGRTTVVPDEISDIARVVNEYHAEFDAVIVTGGLGPTHDDKTIEAVAAAFGRDVVESEDAIAWLEEHGGYTREDLTDGTGEVPEGSRVLPNHEGVAPGCVVESCYVLPGVPAEMKRMFEEIAGEFAGEQRYVRTVDADEPESALLDRLAEVQEQFPVKVGSYPGDHVTVRFEGTEEELVEDAAAWFGERVESPTAE; this is encoded by the coding sequence ATGCGCGTCGCGGTAGTCACCGTCGGAGACGAACTGCTCAGTGGCGAGACGGTCAACACGAACGCCGCGTGGCTGGGACAACAGCTCGCGCAGCGTGGCGTCACTGTCGGCCGCACGACGGTCGTCCCCGACGAGATATCGGATATCGCCCGCGTGGTCAACGAGTACCACGCGGAGTTCGACGCCGTCATCGTCACCGGCGGCCTTGGACCGACGCACGACGACAAAACCATCGAAGCCGTCGCCGCGGCGTTCGGCCGGGACGTCGTCGAGAGCGAGGACGCCATCGCGTGGCTGGAGGAACATGGCGGCTACACGCGCGAGGACCTGACCGACGGAACCGGCGAGGTGCCAGAGGGGTCCCGTGTCCTGCCAAACCACGAGGGCGTCGCGCCCGGCTGTGTCGTCGAGAGCTGTTACGTCTTACCGGGCGTGCCGGCCGAGATGAAGCGGATGTTCGAGGAGATTGCGGGTGAGTTCGCCGGCGAGCAGCGGTACGTTCGCACCGTCGACGCCGATGAGCCCGAGAGCGCGCTGCTGGATCGACTGGCGGAGGTACAGGAGCAGTTCCCGGTCAAGGTCGGAAGCTATCCCGGCGACCACGTAACCGTCCGGTTCGAGGGAACAGAGGAGGAGCTAGTCGAGGACGCGGCCGCGTGGTTCGGCGAACGCGTCGAGTCACCGACGGCGGAGTGA
- a CDS encoding helix-turn-helix transcriptional regulator produces the protein MRSIDDIRQMVRLVVASLVLVLLLGSGAAPLAMSQPADESVGVQTPDRFDRTTFQVTLYQNGSAEWAIVHRTPLENDTDQQQFEEFAEAFEQTEQPLYQNFVEQSTLLTQYGTNVTGRNMSATNYDRSASVDPLQNTGTVRMSFRWHNFAVVEGDSIVVSDVFDGGFYIGSSQSFVFERGPELAFVNVKPEPDSQSTPDSLKNSESVTWNGEQSFNDRRPYVELQPRETGQSAGTEQRTTAGGDTPSEAAGGPSWMLPAAIVGLIVVAGGVAAWRSGALGQVLGTDNDEPPAASPSAATDTEQSSTAPPGDAAATDTPDEPAVPDEELLTDSDRVRKLLEENGGRMKQVDIVDSTDWSKSKVSMLLSDMEDDGDISKLRVGRENIISLAGQEPDAAGSPFDDE, from the coding sequence ATGCGGTCCATCGATGATATACGACAGATGGTACGCCTGGTCGTCGCCAGTCTCGTGCTGGTTCTCCTGCTGGGGAGCGGTGCCGCGCCGCTGGCGATGTCACAGCCGGCCGACGAGAGCGTCGGCGTCCAGACGCCCGACAGGTTCGACCGGACGACGTTCCAGGTCACGCTGTATCAGAACGGGTCAGCCGAGTGGGCAATCGTCCACAGGACCCCGCTCGAAAACGACACCGACCAACAGCAGTTCGAGGAGTTCGCCGAGGCGTTCGAGCAGACGGAGCAACCGCTGTACCAGAATTTCGTCGAGCAGTCGACGCTGCTGACACAGTACGGGACGAACGTGACTGGCCGGAACATGAGTGCGACCAACTACGACCGGTCGGCATCGGTCGACCCGCTCCAGAACACCGGCACGGTTCGGATGTCGTTCCGCTGGCATAACTTCGCTGTCGTCGAGGGCGACTCCATCGTGGTCAGCGACGTGTTCGACGGCGGGTTCTACATCGGGTCGAGCCAGTCGTTCGTCTTCGAGCGCGGCCCCGAACTGGCATTCGTCAATGTCAAGCCGGAACCTGACTCACAGAGTACCCCGGACTCGCTCAAAAACAGCGAGAGCGTTACGTGGAACGGCGAGCAGTCGTTCAACGACCGCCGGCCCTACGTGGAACTGCAACCGCGCGAAACCGGGCAGAGCGCTGGTACTGAGCAGCGCACCACGGCTGGCGGTGATACACCTTCCGAGGCCGCCGGCGGGCCATCGTGGATGCTCCCGGCCGCCATCGTCGGTCTCATTGTCGTCGCCGGTGGCGTGGCCGCGTGGCGGTCCGGCGCGCTGGGACAGGTCCTGGGAACCGACAATGACGAACCACCCGCTGCGTCACCGTCGGCCGCTACGGACACGGAGCAGTCGTCGACGGCTCCGCCGGGCGATGCGGCGGCCACCGACACACCAGACGAACCGGCCGTCCCCGACGAGGAACTGCTCACCGACAGCGACCGCGTCCGCAAACTGCTTGAGGAAAACGGCGGCCGAATGAAACAGGTCGACATCGTCGACAGCACCGACTGGTCGAAGTCGAAGGTGAGCATGCTCCTCTCGGACATGGAGGACGACGGCGACATCTCGAAGCTCAGAGTCGGCCGCGAGAACATCATCAGCCTCGCCGGTCAGGAGCCCGACGCCGCTGGCTCGCCGTTCGACGACGAGTGA
- a CDS encoding branched-chain amino acid ABC transporter permease, translating to MGIAEFARDGRVVMGDRPGAAVVAAVSGFLLLDLVAKLAGTTVFFLGTRLLGGSLTVGSLLSMVVDGLLVGLAVGLAGIGLSMTYSILDFANFAHGDTVTVGAFLGWVAAYITAGLGTGAPIAELFMLNSGRQLSTVSTFVPVLLGLVVAGVGSIGIVLLIDRLTYRPMRDTDNISLLIASIGVALALRYLIAFVFGTQTSGVASGGLRVTVFSMISVTDNEITLLVVSLLLMLGVHLLLQRTKLGKAMRAMADNEDLARVTGIPTERVIRLTWILGGGLAGIGGYLLVLESGTISFNFGWILLLLIFAAVIVGGIGSIYGAMAGGILIGLVDSLALIWLPSGLTRASAFLVLIVVLLLRPSGIFGGVSTA from the coding sequence ATGGGAATTGCTGAGTTCGCAAGAGACGGCCGCGTGGTGATGGGTGACCGGCCGGGGGCAGCGGTGGTGGCCGCCGTAAGTGGCTTCCTCTTGCTGGATTTAGTTGCAAAGCTCGCTGGGACAACCGTGTTCTTCCTCGGGACCAGGTTACTGGGGGGGTCCCTCACCGTGGGCTCGTTGCTCTCGATGGTGGTGGACGGACTGCTCGTCGGACTGGCGGTCGGCCTCGCCGGAATCGGCCTGTCGATGACGTACAGCATCCTCGACTTCGCCAACTTCGCACACGGGGACACAGTGACGGTGGGGGCGTTCCTGGGGTGGGTCGCCGCGTACATCACCGCCGGTCTCGGGACCGGTGCCCCGATCGCAGAACTATTCATGCTCAACTCTGGACGGCAGTTGAGTACCGTTTCGACGTTCGTTCCGGTGCTTCTCGGTCTCGTCGTCGCCGGGGTCGGGTCAATCGGTATCGTGTTACTCATCGACCGACTCACCTATCGCCCCATGCGCGATACGGACAACATCTCCTTGCTGATCGCGTCAATCGGTGTCGCACTCGCATTGCGATACCTCATCGCGTTCGTCTTTGGAACACAGACCAGCGGGGTCGCAAGCGGCGGGCTCCGAGTGACGGTGTTCTCGATGATCTCGGTCACCGACAACGAAATCACCCTCCTGGTGGTGTCGCTCCTGTTGATGCTCGGCGTCCACCTGCTGCTACAGCGGACGAAGCTCGGCAAAGCGATGCGGGCGATGGCCGACAACGAGGACCTCGCACGCGTGACCGGGATTCCGACCGAGCGCGTGATCCGGCTCACCTGGATTCTCGGTGGCGGTCTGGCGGGCATCGGTGGCTACCTGCTCGTGCTGGAAAGCGGCACGATATCGTTCAACTTCGGCTGGATTCTGCTCCTGCTCATCTTCGCCGCTGTCATCGTCGGCGGTATCGGCTCGATATACGGGGCGATGGCCGGTGGGATCCTCATCGGGCTGGTCGATAGCCTGGCCCTGATCTGGCTGCCGTCCGGGCTGACGCGGGCCTCCGCGTTCCTGGTGCTCATCGTCGTCCTGTTGTTGCGCCCGTCCGGCATCTTCGGGGGGGTGTCGACAGCATGA
- a CDS encoding branched-chain amino acid ABC transporter permease, producing the protein MSTVDTVRDRLDALPDVGLVVGFIASIWAVMLVLAIAVGGANWANLAAGFIGSVTVLIGGYAILALALNLQWGYTGLFNIGIAGFMAVGAYTTAILTAPTDPAAGAVPGLGLPLWVGLIGGMVMAAIVGGLAALPALRLKADYLAIVTVAFSEIIRLVVNWSGLAEFSLFGVPVGTGGATGISFKSANDVAATLINGVGQPIVTAAEGVGVSGPNLANLTYGILLLLVVAGSYWVLARITNSPFGRVLKAIREDETVTQSLGKDTRQFKIKTFMIGCALMGLAGVLFRGQAGYVSPQQFRPTITFYVFAALIIGGSGSNTGSIVGAATFSGLLFYLPARLGENVSLGGTRAPGNIVDAVAGFASLDPLPLLAYTISNVSTLRFVLIGVVLIYIIQNQPDGLLGHRNEPATSVSLDRPQSGSGGEADE; encoded by the coding sequence ATGAGTACTGTTGACACTGTTCGAGACCGTCTGGACGCGCTCCCGGACGTGGGGCTGGTCGTCGGCTTCATCGCCAGTATCTGGGCCGTTATGCTCGTGCTGGCAATCGCTGTCGGCGGGGCGAACTGGGCGAACCTCGCCGCCGGCTTCATCGGCAGCGTGACCGTACTCATCGGCGGCTACGCAATCCTCGCGCTGGCACTGAATCTCCAGTGGGGGTACACTGGCCTGTTCAACATCGGCATTGCGGGGTTCATGGCCGTCGGCGCGTACACCACGGCGATTCTCACTGCGCCAACTGACCCGGCCGCCGGGGCGGTCCCTGGGCTCGGCCTCCCGCTGTGGGTCGGCCTCATCGGCGGTATGGTTATGGCCGCTATCGTCGGCGGTCTTGCGGCGCTCCCGGCGCTCAGACTGAAAGCGGACTACCTCGCTATCGTGACAGTCGCGTTCTCGGAGATAATCCGACTTGTCGTCAACTGGAGCGGCCTCGCCGAGTTCTCACTGTTCGGGGTGCCGGTCGGCACCGGCGGCGCGACCGGCATCTCGTTCAAGTCCGCGAACGACGTGGCGGCGACGCTCATCAACGGCGTCGGGCAGCCGATCGTAACCGCCGCGGAGGGCGTCGGCGTCTCCGGGCCGAACCTGGCGAATCTCACGTACGGAATACTCCTCCTGCTAGTCGTGGCCGGGAGCTACTGGGTGCTCGCCCGCATCACGAACTCGCCGTTCGGTCGCGTGCTGAAGGCGATCCGCGAGGACGAAACCGTGACTCAGTCACTCGGCAAGGATACCCGCCAGTTCAAAATCAAGACGTTCATGATTGGCTGCGCGCTGATGGGGCTGGCCGGCGTCCTGTTCCGCGGACAGGCGGGCTACGTCAGCCCCCAGCAGTTCAGACCGACGATCACGTTCTACGTGTTCGCGGCCCTCATCATCGGCGGCTCCGGGTCCAACACCGGCAGTATCGTCGGGGCGGCGACGTTCTCCGGACTGCTGTTCTATCTGCCGGCGCGGCTGGGGGAGAACGTCTCGCTGGGCGGCACTCGCGCACCCGGCAACATCGTCGACGCGGTCGCCGGGTTCGCGTCACTTGACCCGCTCCCCCTCCTCGCATACACCATTAGCAACGTCAGCACGCTCCGGTTCGTGCTCATCGGCGTCGTCCTGATATACATCATCCAGAACCAGCCAGATGGGCTGCTCGGCCACCGGAACGAACCCGCAACGAGCGTGAGTCTGGACAGACCGCAGTCCGGGTCCGGAGGTGAGGCCGATGAGTGA
- a CDS encoding ABC transporter ATP-binding protein, producing the protein MSEPDVAEQRETAVTSDAIDSPLLVVDGLRKEFGGVVAVDGATFSVAEGSLTGLIGPNGAGKSTTFNCITGIHEPTGGRVTFDGQNITGLPPYTLANQGLVRTFQIARELSEMTVLENVMLAPGGQVGESVVRSVTPGLRGDVIKDEAAVRDRAWETLEFFEIDHLAHENAGNLSGGQRKLLEMARVLMTDPEMILLDEPLAGVNPTLEEKLLERIHELRREQGLTFLLVEHDMDVIMNNCEHIIVMHQGSVLAEGDAETITSDERVLEAYLGGDV; encoded by the coding sequence ATGAGTGAGCCCGACGTCGCAGAGCAACGGGAAACGGCCGTCACGAGCGACGCTATTGACTCTCCCCTGCTCGTAGTCGACGGCCTCCGCAAGGAGTTCGGCGGCGTCGTCGCGGTCGACGGGGCGACGTTCTCCGTGGCAGAGGGGTCGCTCACCGGCCTCATCGGCCCGAACGGGGCCGGCAAGTCGACGACGTTCAACTGTATCACCGGCATTCACGAGCCAACTGGTGGCCGGGTCACCTTCGACGGCCAGAACATTACCGGGCTCCCGCCGTACACACTCGCAAACCAGGGACTGGTCCGGACGTTCCAGATCGCCCGTGAACTGTCCGAGATGACGGTCCTGGAGAACGTGATGCTCGCACCGGGTGGACAAGTCGGAGAATCCGTCGTTCGCTCGGTGACGCCGGGACTGCGCGGGGACGTAATCAAGGACGAGGCGGCCGTCCGGGACCGCGCGTGGGAGACGCTGGAGTTCTTCGAGATCGACCACCTCGCCCACGAGAACGCCGGCAATCTCTCCGGTGGTCAGCGGAAACTGCTGGAGATGGCGCGGGTCCTGATGACCGACCCCGAGATGATTCTGCTGGACGAGCCGCTGGCCGGCGTCAACCCGACGCTGGAGGAGAAACTGCTGGAGCGGATTCACGAACTCCGCCGGGAGCAGGGGCTGACCTTCCTGCTCGTCGAACACGACATGGACGTCATCATGAACAACTGCGAACACATCATCGTCATGCACCAGGGGAGCGTCCTCGCCGAAGGGGACGCCGAGACTATCACGTCGGACGAGCGGGTACTGGAGGCGTATCTGGGAGGTGACGTATGA
- a CDS encoding ABC transporter ATP-binding protein — protein MSQRATESEAVTLPDPAERLLAIRNLDAGYGDLQVLSDVHMDVADGEYVVIVGPNGAGKSTVMKSVFGLTTYMGGDVIFDGTDISRRNPDEIIYEGISYVPQTGNVFGSLSVRENLEMGAYILDEVPEDRIEDVYERFPILRERSDQSAGTLSGGQQQMLAMGRALMLDPDLLLLDEPSAGLAPDLVDDMFDRIDRINDDGTAILMVEQNAKEALRRCDRGYVLVQGQNRYEDEGTVLLNDEQVRQDFLGG, from the coding sequence ATGAGCCAGCGCGCGACGGAGTCCGAGGCTGTCACGCTCCCTGACCCAGCCGAGCGACTCCTCGCCATCCGGAACCTCGATGCAGGCTACGGCGACCTGCAGGTCCTCAGCGACGTCCACATGGACGTTGCGGACGGCGAGTACGTCGTCATTGTCGGCCCGAACGGAGCCGGCAAGTCGACGGTGATGAAATCCGTCTTCGGCCTGACGACGTACATGGGCGGGGACGTCATCTTCGACGGGACCGACATCAGCCGGCGCAATCCCGACGAAATCATTTACGAGGGAATCAGCTACGTCCCCCAGACCGGCAACGTGTTCGGCTCGCTGAGCGTGCGCGAGAACCTCGAAATGGGCGCGTACATCCTCGATGAAGTCCCAGAAGACCGCATCGAGGACGTGTACGAGCGGTTCCCCATTCTTCGGGAGCGGTCCGACCAGTCGGCTGGGACGCTGTCGGGCGGCCAACAGCAGATGCTCGCCATGGGGCGGGCGCTGATGCTCGACCCTGACCTGCTGTTGCTCGACGAGCCTTCCGCCGGGCTGGCCCCGGACCTCGTCGACGATATGTTCGACCGTATCGACCGCATTAACGACGACGGGACGGCGATTCTGATGGTCGAGCAAAACGCCAAGGAAGCGCTCCGGCGGTGTGACCGGGGCTACGTCCTCGTCCAGGGACAGAACCGCTACGAGGACGAGGGGACGGTTCTCCTCAACGACGAGCAGGTGCGACAGGACTTCCTCGGCGGATAA